A region from the Acomys russatus chromosome 24, mAcoRus1.1, whole genome shotgun sequence genome encodes:
- the Xirp2 gene encoding xin actin-binding repeat-containing protein 2 isoform X1: MARYQAAVSRGDARSFSANVMEESEVCTVPGGLAKMKRQFEKDEMTSTCNAFSEYQYQHESRSEQETIHSRQEMQRNKEVSKAHGTDVFKTEMMSHHEKCSEETNQTSQFHQYVQETVIDTPEDEEIPKVSTKILKEQFEKSAQEKFLYSDKETTPPAKCIKIENDSEETLKPSSAVGTSSSSSYTSTSQRKETSTSSYSNHSLTSTAMAQVNGTPSENVEEFPPPPPDVLQAPMDVTAFSQSPEFPSPPRRLPIPKDLYSKQRNLYELNRLYRHIHPELRKNLEKDYISEVSEIVSSQTNSGNSTTADVQQARYVFENTNDSTQRDLNSERENLEWDEILKGEVQSMRWVFENQPLDSINNGYTDEGYTSKSITDQELIAGGDVKYTTWMFETQPIDALGVPSAGTEGNTEKIPELARGDVCTARWMFETRPLDSMNKSHQGQEETEYNVIKDITGGDVKTVRYMFETQQLDQLGQLHSVDEVNLLQLRSELKEIKGNVKRSIKCFETQPLYVIRDGSGQMLEIKTVQREDIEKGDVRTARWMFETQPLDTINKDITEIKVVRGISMEESIKGGVSRAKWLFETQPLEKIKEESDEAVLKKEAVIGTDVSKRCWMFETQPLDILKDTPDTDPTSPEERIGGDVKTTKHLFETLPIEALKDSPDVGKLQKITTSEEEKGDVKHQKWVFETQPLEDIREEKKEYTRTVRLEAVDRGQVKNYTHIFESSDLIKVDASHQIEVEGVTRGTVELNKSLFETMPLYAIQDHLGKYHQVKTVQQEEILRGDVRSCRWLFETRPIDQFDESLHKFQIIRGISAQEIQAGNVKSARWLFETQPLDSIKYFSNVEETDSKTEQTTDIVKGDVKTCKWLFETQPMESLYEKASMITNTEDIHKGDVRTCTWLFETQPLDAIKDDSGATVKLQTVKQEEIQGGDVRTACFLFETENLDNIQGSDGKENKPVETDIQSGDVSGMKYKFENQSLDSISCSSENVLNKIKTLKIEDIQKGSVLSCRWLFENQPIDMIKENQEGDGLVKTVTDIQGGDVRKGCFIFETFSLDEIKEESDGLNTRETNIEEVIKGDVKSYKMLFETQPLYAIRDQEGFYHEVTTVKKEEVIHGDVRGTRWLFETKPLDSINESEDVYVIKSVTQEDIQKGDVSSVRYRFETQPLDKISDKSPNVVPIADYIQGGNVEMSKQFFESENVDKKNYIRTVSVNEIQKGNVKTSTWLFETHSIDELGEGSKYENIKTVTQEDVQKGDVKQAVWLFENQTLDSIKEVDESHTEMMKEEIPPSDVKTTTWLFETTPIHEFNETRVEKVEIVGKSIKETLEDLYSQRVIEAPGIIIEADEVGDVRMAKYKLMNQKTPEVQKEEVIRADIRNIMMNLLSQRDCAKKEICVSEEEKGNVNLTKTQLLSRSTEFHVEKEEIVKGDVKQAIKNLFSEERCTKKGILIQEDEKGDINMTIYCLLHENAGDKTEREDIIGGDVRRTIHNLLSSTSNGKMSERTKIDASERGNVQFFTTCIEAGALDYLKQLQTGSNETHSDRKQEGQEDIIGGDVEGTKFLLKKRKSSFERTISETDIIPGDVHNTAKVFMTEPQSSSYKTSKEEIIKGDLKSSLNSLSHAMNQKTVSKTEETMNNGKLASLKSLKESSDRQEGSKQSGGISSDFGQAIESLEKATNIRTEILKKELILDDLETSLKSLKEAQRGFKEVNKEGIIKEDVLPGIVGFAERQKGIYPAAIQRDKKSLLQPVPGPFESASRQKAGLGTLDETSQTTCHQSLIEERDEANLPKAPKGTVKIVIDREQNNDALEKSLRRMSNSEPRAMKNVLDMGDRMGVWTDSKEFLCKRDHMSKQLTATMSVKENLKTKESENVKESKDNVFASTQSVDKAFGKQQTQPCELGIDHWKWQFQDSYRKSQRNTQNINISAEVRSDIPEPTQHLDNKAAREMHGMMRDFQKQALLSQERQYSNKDMKKNVTNLQPSPVDKDVHRVPGGRVSGKSHKTFEATDKKQKIDVCLENQDFLMKTNTSKELKMAMERCLNPINLHPECSIKENEGSLPPPSPPPPPASNVSSEIEFPLPPPPPLMLLPEKNEFPPSSSTKKTRIELESFPNLRLPPSVDEKSEQECLSASLPPPPPPTPSQPVHHLSSYLLENHREAAIQQYSQKEALNSHQLHSQAKILTGKSPPPILPKPKLPKRIKDKMSQCSPSGELERSLSDTEMKTTLSKDQKRSMVAMSSEHTETKQEVLRKSLDERKQLPVDSANSLPQQVPEIPAPRGKQTAPLVKSHSLPSRSELPSPKPYVRKFKTPLMIAEEKYRQQKEEELEKQRRESSCHSITKREPHHQSCSEKEKEIDSHKASEAISTPRKDSDFTRAQPNLDCKNRAVHAGTCSDSQLSTDSTLSAATERLQHILAASEDKLSLRMEGIESSRDTLQSKSASEISQRHKERKTQQTFGQHVDRLPFPQSKPISPSFKVKTVKLPTLDHTLAGADLSSESHVKQSEVDFQSRAQQRNQEIKQTQASSQCDDKQSVPEKYLQLPKAEKRVTIQMPKEYAEKNHKSKLQTVPKKQRGFGMVDRGNVLGSEEKHQESSMSSSKDDRVVVERKQEYLQDQRVPRVAQHKIIDTHLDSQTQNFQQMQIHTSGSTIEHKKLPQPYNAPQEKKCLRDKGTQQRQAFPNTEESKQKMTENKSSFSSVKESLQDDGKCNINILEFLRKREELQQILSRIKQFEAESNKSGLKTFQMLLNIVPVWLISEEKREYGVRVAMENNLEKVKEEITHIKTRTEDMLGHCERIIQTAMMASPTGKQRDKPTNLNEMSLKVSNVNASSNKCTEKKESKTVEEKLTHLQVATHHDEAVTHNPAEAHQEAKREESKMTPPSLKTRPPSPTFITIESTARRAETPTKAELSQSPKKNSCTEPLPRRPLEQTSSLHRTSMSPSPPRSRSEQLVRLKDTTARLARGTMPCSPGTPVPIVEKRSEVVISPATLRRQIKIESRGGDSPPTITIPVNVNHVVSGSFRESVDTQEEVRKIEKKETYVHKDGMNSVNRAMPETESYDAVEIIRKVGGPRLSEHTERFEATNQTVQVAERFLNGRENEINRWFREFENGPVFGAQTDRRTYANGEINQNMKQENHTFCKGEFGLSSSGNAEFTGFSYRHPRQHQEQVPAMQPRAYSQARSMREHFLGMDAFDSQIVGSKVATSSSSSSEAGRSGFNFKHAPPTYEDVISGHILDIADSPTNFRRDFQETWQESERVFKRLGYETSEAHATEVSRAFQEESAFRSETAGPRQGNLRNLSKNSLSNGVSCSRQAEFS, encoded by the exons GTCATGGAAGAATCGGAAGTGTGCACTGTGCCTGGTGGTTTAGCGAAGATGAAGAGACAATTTGAAAAGGATGAAATGACTTCAACCTGTAATGCCTTTTCTGAGTATCAATACCAACATGAAAGCAGGTCTGAGCAG GAAACAATCCACAGCAGACAAGAAATGCAAAGGAATAAAGAAGTTTCTAAAGCACATGGAACTGATGTCTTCAAAACAGAAATG ATGTCACATCATGAAAAGTGCTCTGAAGAAACCAACCAAACTTCACAGTTTCATCAATATGTTCAAGAAACAG TCATTGATACACCAGAAGATGAAGAGATTCCGAAGGTTTCCACtaagattttaaaagaacaatttgaaAAGTCTGCCCAGGAAAAGTTCCTCTACAGTGATAAAGAAACAACACCGCCAGCCAAGTGCATAAAG ATTGAAAATGACAGTGAAGAAACCTTAAAGCCATCATCAGCTGTAggtacttcttcttcttcttcttacacATCAACCAGCCAGAGGAAAGAAACTTCAACCTCAAGCTATAGCAATCATAGTCTCACTTCAACAGCCATGGCACAAGTTAATGGCACTCCTTCAGAAAATGTGGAAGaattccctcctcccccacctgaTGTACTTCAAGCACCAATGGATGTGACAGCATTTTCCCAGTCCCCTGAATTCCCCAGCCCCCCTAGAAGACTACCAATCCCCAAAGACTTATATTCCAAACAAAGAAATTTATATGAATTAAACCGCCTCTATAGACATATACATCCTGAGTTAagaaaaaacttagaaaaagatTACATCAGTGAGGTTTCTGAAATTGTTTCTAGCCAGACAAACTCAGGGAACTCAACTACAGCAGATGTGCAACAAGCTCGATatgtttttgaaaatacaaatgatAGCACTCAGAGAGATCTGaactcagaaagagaaaacctGGAGTGGGATGAAATTCTGAAAGGAGAGGTACAGTCAATGAGATGGGTTTTTGAGAATCAGCCATTAGATTCTATAAACAATGGCTACACAGATGAAGGGTACACTTCCAAAAGCATCACTGACCAAGAACTCATTGCTGGAGGTGACGTGAAGTATACTACTTGGATGTTTGAGACACAACCAATAGATGCCCTGGGGGTTCCTTCTGCTGGCACTGAAGGAAACACTGAGAAAATTCCTGAGCTAGCTAGAGGAGATGTTTGTACAGCAAGGTGGATGTTCGAAACAAGGCCTTTAGATTCAATGAACAAAAGTCATCAAGGtcaagaagaaacagaatataatgTTATAAAGGATATAACTGGGGGAGATGTCAAGACTGTGAGATACATGTTTGAAACTCAACAATTGGATCAACTTGGCCAGCTTCATTCAGTGGATGAAGTAAACTTACTACAACTCAGGTCAGAACtcaaagaaattaaaggaaatgTTAAGAGGAGCATAAAGTGTTTTGAAACCCAACCACTGTATGTCATTAGAGATGGTTCAGGCCAAATGCTAGAAATTAAAACTGTGCAAAGAGAAGACATTGAAAAGGGAGATGTTAGAACAGCACGTTGGATGTTCGAAACACAGCCTTTGGACACGATTAACAAGGATATCACTGAAATTAAAGTCGTTCGAGGAATATCCATGGAAGAAAGTATCAAAGGTGGGGTGAGTAGAGCAAAGTGGTTATTTGAAACTCAACCTCTGGAGAAAATCAAAGAAGAGTCAGATGAGGCTGTCCTTAAAAAAGAAGCAGTCATAGGTACAGATGTTTCTAAAAGGTGTTGGATGTTTGAAACACAGCcattagacattttaaaagacactcCTGATACAGATCCCACATCACCTGAGGAAAGAATAGGGGGTGACGTAAAAACTACCAAACATCTATTTGAAACACTTCCAATAGAGGCTTTAAAAGACAGTCCTGATGTTGGAAAGCTTCAAAAAATCACCacctctgaagaagaaaaaggagatgtTAAGCATCAAAAATGGGTTTTTGAAACTCAACCTTTAGAAGacattagagaagaaaagaaagagtatacACGAACAGTGAGACTAGAAGCAGTTGACAGAGGCCAGGTAAAGAACTATACGCACATCTTTGAATCCAGTGATTTAATTAAGGTTGATGCATCCCATCAAATTGAGGTAGAAGGAGTCACAAGAGGCACAGTGGAGTTAAACAAATCTCTCTTTGAGACAATGCCACTGTATGCCATTCAAGACCATCTTGGAAAATACCACCAAGTAAAGACAGTCCAGCAGGAAGAAATATTAAGAGGTGATGTAAGAAGCTGTAGATGGCTTTTTGAAACAAGACCCATTGACCAATTTGATGAAAGTCTTCATAAATTTCAGATAATTAGAGGAATATCTGCTCAAGAAATACAGGCTGGGAATGTGAAATCTGCAAGGTGGTTGTTTGAAACGCAACCTCTTgattcaattaaatattttagcaATGTGGAAGAAACAGATAGCAAAACTGAACAAACTACAGATATTGTTAAAGGAGATGTCAAAACCTGTAAATGGCTATTTGAGACCCAGCCAATGGAGTCTCTTTATGAAAAAGCTTCCATGATAACCAACACTGAAGATATTCATAAAGGTGATGTTCGAACCTGTACCTGGCTTTTTGAAACACAGCCACTTGATGCCATAAAAGATGACTCCGGAGCAACAGTCAAACTGCAAACTGTAAAGCAGGAGGAGATACAAGGTGGGGATGTTCGGACAGCatgctttctttttgagacagaaaatcTGGACAACATACAGGGGAGTGACGGGAAAGAAAACAAGCCCGTGGAGACAGATATACAATCTGGGGATGTCTCTGGCATGAAGTATAAGTTTGAAAATCAGTCCTTGGACTCTATAAGTTGCAGTTCAGAGAATGTTTTGAATAAGATCAAAACCCTGAAAATTGAAGACATTCAGAAAGGCAGTGTATTAAGTTGTAGGTGGCTGTTTGAAAACCAACCTATTGATAtgataaaagaaaatcaagaaggtGATGGATTGGTTAAGACCGTGACAGACATACAAGGTGGGGATGTGAGAAAAGGGTGCttcatttttgagacattttctttGGATGAGATTAAAGAAGAATCTGATGGTCTCAACACCAGGGAAACAAATATTGAAGAAGTAATAAAAGGTGATGTAAAAAGCTACAAAATGCTCTTTGAAACACAACCTCTCTATGCAATTCGAGATCAAGAAGGGTTTTACCATGAAGTGACGacagttaaaaaagaagaagtaattCATGGAGATGTACGAGGAACAAGGTGGCTCTTTGAAACAAAACCATTAGACTCCATTAATGAATCAGAAGATGTATATGTTATTAAATCTGTCACTCAGGAAGATATTCAGAAAGGGGATGTGAGTTCGGTCAGATACAGATTTGAAACTCAACCACTGGATAAGATTTCAGACAAATCACCTAATGTTGTACCCATTGCTGACTATATTCAAGGAGGCAATGTGGAGATGAGTAAACAATTCTTTGAGTCTGAAAATGTTGATAAGAAGAATTACATAAGAACAGTAAGTGTCAATGAAATTCAAAAGGGCAATGTTAAGACTTCTACGTGGCTCTTTGAAACTCACAGCATAGATGAGCTAGGAGAAGGGtccaaatatgaaaatatcaagaCAGTCACCCAGGAAGATGTACAGAAAGGTGATGTTAAGCAAGCAGTGTGGCTTTTTGAAAATCAGACGTTGGATTCTATTAAGGAAGTAGATGAAAGTCACACAGAAATGATGAAGGAAGAAATTCCTCCATCAGATGTCAAGACAACTACATGGCTCTTTGAAACAACACCTATTCATGAATTTAATGAAACTAGAGTAGAAAAGGTAGAAATTGTTGGTAAAAGTATCAAAGAAACCTTGGAAGACCTTTACTCCCAAAGAGTTATTGAAGCTCCTGGAATTATTATTGAAGCTGATGAAGTTGGCGATGTTAGAATGGCAAAATACAAGCTCATGAACCAAAAAACTCCTGAGGTACAGAAAGAAGAAGTGATCAGGGCTGATATCAGAAACATAATGATGAACTTACTTTCCCAAAGAGACTGTGCAAAGAAAGAGATATGTGTCagtgaagaagagaagggaaatgtCAACTTGACTAAAACTCAATTACTAAGCAGATCAACTGAATTTCATGTTGAAAAGGAAGAGATAGTGAAAGGGGATGtaaaacaagcaataaaaaatcttttctcaGAGGAAAGATGTACAAAGAAAGGTATATTAATTCAAGAAGACGAAAAGGGAGATATTAACATGACTATCTATTGTCTTCTTCATGAAAATGCTGGTGACAAGACTGAGCGTGAAGACATCATAGGAGGTGATGTGAGGCGCACCATTCATAATCTGCTATCTTCTACATCAAATGGTAAAATGTCTGAAAGGACAAAAATTGATGCCTCAGAGAGAGGAAATGTTCAGTTCTTCACAACATGCATAGAAGCTGGAGCTTTGGATTACCTCAAACAACTCCAAACAGGGTCAAATGAAACACACTCAGATAGAAAGCAAGAAGGACAGGAAGATATAATTGGTGGTGATGTTGAGGGCACAAAATTCCTACTAAAGAAAAGGAAGTCTTCATTTGAACGTACTATTAGTGAAACTGACATCATCCCAGGAGATGTGCATAATACAGCCAAAGTCTTCATGACTGAGCCTCAGAGTTCATCTTATAAGACATCAAAAGAAGAGATTATAAAAGGTGATTTGAAATCAAGCCTGAATTCTCTCAGCCACGCCATGAATCAGAAAACAGTGTCTAAAACAGAAGAAACTATGAACAATGGCAAACTGGCCTCACTCAAGTCACTTAAGGAGTCAAGTGACAGACAGGAAGGGTCTAAGCAATCTGGTGGCATCTCCAGTGATTTTGGGCAAGCCATTGAGTCCCTTGAGAAGGCTACAAATATCAGGACTGAAATATTGAAAAAAGAGCTGATCCTAGATGATCTTGAAACATCATTAAAGTCTTTGAAAGAAGCACAGAGGGGTTTCAAAGAGGTTAATAAAGAAGGAATAATCAAAGAAGATGTCCTACCTGGGATAGTAGGATTCGCAGAAAGACAAAAAGGGATTTATCCAGCAGCTATCCAGAGAGACAAAAAAAGTCTTCTTCAACCAGTGCCAGGACCATTTGAATCAgcaagcaggcagaaggcaggactAGGCACTCTTGATGAAACTTCGCAGACAACCTGCCATCAGTCATtaatagaagaaagagatgagGCTAATCTTCCTAAAGCCCCTAAGGGCACTGTAAAGATTGTCATTGATCGTGAGCAAAACAATGATGCTCTTGAGAAAAGCCTTAGGAGAATGTCTAACTCAGAACCCAGAGCTATGAAAAATGTCTTAGACATGGGTGACAGAATGGGTGTCTGGACCGACAGCAAAGAATTTCTGTGTAAAAGAGACCACATGAGTAAACAGTTGACTGCAACCATGTCAGTGAAGGAAAATCTAAAAACCAAGGAATCAGAGAATGTGAAAGAATCAAAGGACAATGTCTTTGCCTCAACCCAGTCTGTGGACAAAGCATTTGGAAAGCAGCAGACTCAACCCTGTGAACTAGGGATTGACCACTGGAAGTGGCAGTTCCAGGATTCTTATAGGAAGAGTCAAAGAAACACCCAAAACATTAATATATCAGCAGAGGTACGAAGTGACATTCCAGAACCCACCCAGCATCTGGACAACAAGGCAGCTAGAGAGATGCATGGGATGATGAGGGACTTTCAGAAGCAAGCCTTACTAAGTCAGGAAAGGCAGTATTCTAACaaagacatgaagaaaaatgtcACGAACCTTCAACCTTCACCTGTAGATAAGGATGTACACCGTGTACCAGGAGGGAGAGTTTCTGGGAAAAGCCACAAAACATTTGAGGCAACtgacaaaaaacagaaaattgatgTTTGTTTAGAAAACCAGGACTTTCTAATGAAGACAAATACTTCCAAAGAGTTAAAAATGGCAATGGAGAGGTGCCTTAACCCAATCAACCTTCACCCTGAATGtagtataaaagaaaatgagggctcccttccacctccatctccccctcctcctccagcttcCAATGTATCATCTGAAATTGAAtttcctctcccacctccaccacccttAATGCTGCTGCCTGAAAAAAATgagttccctccctcctcatccacAAAGAAGACAAGGATTGAATTAGAAAGCTTCCCAAACCTCCGTCTTCCTCCATCAGTAGATGAGAAATCTGAACAAGAATGTCTATcagcatccctccctcctccacctccaccaacTCCATCTCAACCAGTACATCACCTTTCCTCCTATCTTCTGGAAAATCACAGGGAAGCAGCCATACAACAGTATTCCCAAAAAGAAGCCTTGAATTCTCATCAGCTGCACTCACAGGCCAAAATTCTAACAGGAAAATCACCACCTCCAATACTCCCCAAACCCAAACTTCCCAAGagaattaaagataaaatgagCCAGTGTTCCCCAAGTGGTGAACTAGAAAGATCACTGTCAGATACGGAAATGAAAACTACCCTCTCAAAGGATCAGAAAAGATCAATGGTAGCAATGAGcagtgaacacacagagacaaagcaggaAGTGCTCAGAAAAAGTCTTGATGAAAGAAAACAGCTGCCCGTTGACTCTGCAAATTCACTTCCTCAGCAGGTCCCagagatcccagcacccaggggaaAACAGACAGCACCCCTTGTTAAATCCCACTCACTCCCATCACGTTCAGAACTACCAAGTCCAAAGCCTTACGTGAGAAAGTTTAAGACACCTTTAATGATTGCTGAAGAAAAATATAGACAACAAAAGGAGGAAGAGCTTGAGAAACAGAGGCGGGAGAGTTCTTGCCACAGCATCACCAAAAGAGAACCTCACCACCAAAGCTgttcagagaaggagaaagaaatagatTCACACAAAGCATCTGAGGCAATCTCCACACCCAGAAAGGATTCGGACTTCACTAGGGCACAGCCTAACCTGGACTGTAAGAACAGGGCtgtgcatgcaggcacatgcTCTGACAGCCAGCTCTCCACAGATTCCACATTGTCAGCTGCTACTGAGAGGCTCCAGCACATTCTAGCAGCTTCAGAAGATAAGCTTTCCCTGAGAATGGAAGGCATAGAGAGCTCGAGGGACACCCTCCAATCAAAATCAGCTTCTGAAATTAGCCAGAGGCACAAAGAACGTAAGACACAGCAAACGTTTGGGCAACATGTGGACAGATTACCCTTTCCCCAAAGCAAACCCATCTCCCCAAGTTTCAAAGTGAAAACTGTCAAGCTTCCAACTCTAGATCATACATTGGCTGGAGCAGACCTCAGTTCTGAAAGCCATGTAAAGCAATCTGAAGTTGACTTTCAAAGCCGTGCTCAACAAAGGAACCAGGAAATCAAGCAAACCCAAGCAAGTTCGCAGTGTGATGATAAGCAATCAGTGCCCGAAAAATATCTTCAGTTGCCTAAAGCAGAGAAAAGGGTAACAATACAAATGCCTAAAGAATATGCagagaaaaatcataaaagcaaGCTCCAAACAGTtcccaagaagcagagaggattTGGCATGGTTGACAGAGGGAATGTCCTAGGGAGTGAAGAAAAACATCAGGAGTCCTCGATGAGCAGTTCAAAAGACGACAGAGTAGTcgttgaaagaaaacaagaatatcTGCAGGACCAGAGAGTACCAAGGGTAGCCCAACACAAGATCATAGATACACATCTGGACTCCCAGACACAGAACTTTCAGCAGATGCAAATACACACTTCGGGAAGTACAATTGAGCATAAAAAACTGCCCCAGCCATACAATGCTCCGCAGGAGAAAAAATGTCTTAGAGACAAGGGCACACAGCAGAGACAGGCCTTCCCTAACACTGAAGAGTCAAAGCAAAAGATGACAGAGAACAAATCTTCGTTTTCCTCTGTGAAGGAATCTCTGCAGGATGATGGGAaatgtaacataaatatattGGAATTCTTGAGAAAACGTGAAGAGCTACAGCAGATTTTGTCAAGAATAAAACAGTTTGAAGCAGAGTCAAATAAAAGTGGCCTTAAAACATTTCAGATGCTGTTAAATATTGTCCCAGTATGGCTGATAagtgaggaaaaaagagaatATGGAGTTCGTGTTGCCATGGAGAATAATTTAGAaaaagtcaaagaagaaataacacataTTAAAACCCGAACAGAGGATATGCTCGGTCACTGTGAACGTATAATTCAAACAGCCATGATGGCCTCCCcaacaggaaagcagagagataAACCTACCAATCTTAATGAAATGTCATTGAAAGTGTCTAATGTTAATGCCAGCTCTAATAAATgcactgagaagaaagaaagtaaaactgtagaagaaaaattaacacaCCTCCAAGTAGCAACCCACCACGATGAGGCAGTGACTCATAATCCTGCTGAAGCACATCAGGAGGCTAAGAGAGAAGAGAGTAAGATGACTCCCCCCTCTTTGAAAACTCGTCCACCATCACCAACTTTCATTACAATAGAGTCCACTGCCCGCCGAGCAGAAACCCCCACAAAGGCTGAGCTTTCTCAGTCCCCTAAAAAGAACAGTTGTACTGAACCTCTACCCAGAAGACCCCTGGAGCAAACATCCAGTCTTCACAGAACAAGCATGTCCCCATCCCCGCCCAGGAGTCGCTCAGAACAACTTGTCAGACTCAAAGACACCACAGCCAGGTTAGCCAGAGGCACCATGCCCTGTTCACCAGGGACCCCAGTTCCAATTGTAGAGAAGAGATCCGAAGTGGTTATATCCCCCGCCACACTCCGCAGGCAAATTAAGATAGAAAGCCGTGGCGGGGACTCTCCACCCACCATCACAATTCCTGTAAACGTAAACCACGTCGTTAGTGGGTCCTTCCGAGAGTCTGTAGATACTCAAGAGGAAgtgagaaagatagaaaaaaaggaGACTTATGTTCATAAAGACGGAATGAATTCCGTCAATAGAGCAATGCCAGAGACCGAAAGCTACGATGCAGTTGAAATCATCCGCAAGGTGGGAGGGCCTCGCCTatcagaacacacagagagatttgAAGCCACCAATCAAACTGTTCAAGTGGCTGAACGTTTTCTGAATGGCcgtgaaaatgaaataaacagatgGTTTAGGGAATTTGAGAATGGCCCCGTTTTCGGAGCACAGACAGATAGAAGAACTTATGCAAATGGCGAAATAAACCAGAACATGAAACAAGAGAATCACACATTCTGTAAGGGGGAATTTGGATTATCATCGTCTGGAAATGCTGAGTTTACAGGCTTTTCTTACAGACATCCTAGGCAGCACCAAGAACAAGTGCCTGCAATGCAGCCCAGGGCTTACTCTCAAGCGAGGTCTATGAGGGAGCATTTCTTAGGCATGGATGCATTCGACAGTCAGATTGTTGGGTCAAAGGTAGCAACCTCGTCATCAAGTAGCTCAGAAGCTGGTAGGTCGGGCTTTAACTTCAAGCACGCCCCACCGACCTATGAAGACGTGATCTCCGGCCACATCCTAGACATTGCAGATTCACCTACAAACTTCAGAAGGGATTTCCAAGAGACATGGCAGGAGAGTGAAAGAGTTTTCAAGCGCTTGGGATATGAGACCTCAGAGGCCCATGCAACTGAAGTGAGCAGGGCCTTCCAGGAGGAATCTGCCTTTAGAAGTG